CCGGTGAGGCCGCCGGGCTGATCGCCCTCAAGGACACCATCAAGGCTGGGTCGAAGGATGCCATTGCCAAGCTCAAGGAACTCGGGCTGCGCCCCATCCTACTGACCGGCGACAACGCTGCCGTGGCAATCCAAGTGGCGGCTGCTGTGGGCATCAGCGCCGAGGATGTCTTTGCCGATGTCCTGCCCGAAGGAAAAGTGGAAGCGGTCAAGAAGCTGCAGGCCGCTGGTGCCACGGTGGCAATGGCGGGCGACGGCGTGAATGACGCTCCCGCGCTAGCTCAGGCAGACCTGGGCATCGCCATGGGCTCCGGCACTGACGTGGCCATCGAGGCCGCAGATCTGACGGTCATGGGCAGCGATTTGAGCCAGGTAGCCACCGCTATCGCGCTGTCTCGCAAGACCTTGGGAACCATTAAGACGAATCTATTCTGGGCCTTCTTCTACAACGCTATCGGGATCCCGGTGGCAGCGTTCGGTCTCTTGAACCCTATGATCGCAGGAGCCGCCATGGCCGCCAGCTCTGTGCTGGTGGTGGCGAACTCGCTACGACTGCGCCGCTTTGGCCGGTAAATCCGCCGGCAGCCCGTCAGGATCAGAACCAGCATCAGCATCAGCACCAAGGTCGACTACGTAGGATTGCCCCCGCCGGGGTGATCCGCGCAGTTCATCCAGCCGCACCAGCACCACGCCGCCCATGATGGCAAGACCACCCAAAAGTTGAATGATGCGGGGCATTTCGCCCAGCAGCAGCCAGGCCCATATCACGGCAAAAAGCACCTCGAATAGAGCCACAAATGACGCAACCTTGGAGCCAAGCCCCCGCGTTGCCACGATGCCCATGAGGTAGGCAAACACTGTGGTAACCAGCACCAGCCCCAAGACCGGGACCAGCCAATGCACCTGGCTGCCGGCAAACACGGGGTTGTTAAAGGTGAACGCCATAGGCAGAATTCCTACAGCCCCCAGCCCCACGATCAGTGCCGCACCCACCGCCATGCCGCCGCCAGCCATGAGAACTGGGGGGACGTTGTCGTCTGCCCTGGCGGACATCACGAAATAGACGGCCGAACACACCGCCGCAGCCAGCCCCCACAGCACGCCCTCGACACTGACCTTTTGGCTGCCCGCAAGATCGAGCACCAACACCAAACCGGTCATGGCGCACGCGGCACCAATGATGGTCAGCACGCGCGGCCGGTTCCGTGTGATGATCCATGCCCAGCCCACCAGCAGCACCGGCGAGAGGTATTCCAGCAGCAGCGCCACCCCCACCGACAAGTGCTGGACGGCGTTGAAGTAGAACAGCTGGCACAACGCAATAGGCACCACGCCGTAAATCGCGATCCGCCCCAAGGACCCCTTAACTTTGGGCCAGCACCGCACCAGCGTGATGATCACCGGAATCAGAAGGACAGCGGCGGCACCTCCAATGCGGACGGCCACAGCTGCTCCTGGAGACCATCCGACGTCAAAGAGCGACTTCGCGAAGGGTCCCGACAGCGCGAAAGCTGCCGCAGAAACAAGAGCCAACATGAGCGCAGGCGATGCCAACACAGTACGGGAGCCCGTTGCGGGTGCAGGGAAAGTGGCGGGTGAAGTTGTCATGGCAGATCCATTTGTCAGCAGTAAAAGGCGTTAGACTAATGACATTACGCTCGCCACTTGTCAGGAGTCAACATGGTCTTTAGTCATGACACGGAAATGGCGCTGCTCTCTGCCGTGAATTTGATCAATACCGGCCCCATTTCAGCTGCGGAGGACGGGTCCGCGGCCGGGCCGGATGGGCTGGAAACCGTGGCTGAGCTGGATGCCTTTGTAGTGCGCGAGCAGTATTCTGGATCCCGGACGCATACTGACGCGGAAGTCGCCGCGGTGCGCGGGATACGCCAGGAACTCCGCACCATTTTCACCTCGGACGAGGCAACGGCGGTGGATCTGGTCAACAGACTGCTCGCTCGGGCGCAGGCGCTACCCCAGCTGGTCAAGCATGATCAGTGGGATTGGCATCTCCATGCCACAGCACCCGCCGCACCACTTGCAGAGCGCATGGGGGTGGAGGCCGCCATGGCGTTGGTTGATGTCATTCGCAGCAAAGAACTGGCCCGGCTGAAGGTATGTGCCGCCCCGGATTGCTGCGCCGTGGTGATCGATCTGTCCAAGAACCGTTCCCGGCGGTATTGCGATACCGGCAACTGCGGCAACCGTGCCCACGTGGCCGCATACCGGCGTCGCCAATCAACCCTTAAATAAAACCGAACGGTGAGTAGTTGCTAATGTTTGCCTGAAACACTAGCAACTACTCACCGTTCGACGAGGAAAAACTCTACTTCATGGTTCCTGCAGAAACCGAGCCCTGGAGCTGGCGCTGGAACAGGATGTACATGATCAGCACGGGCACAACCACAATGATGGCTGCTGCGAACAGTGCGCCGAAGTTGACGGCGTAACCCATCTGGCCGGCATAGGCGGCGATACCCTGCGAGAGTACGTAGTTGTTCCGGTTGGTGTTGATGGCTACAGGGATCAGGTACTGATTCCACAAACCAAGGAAGTTGAAAATGGCAACGGAGGCCAATCCAGGCTTGGCCATAGGCAGCATGACCTGGAAGAAAGTCCGCCATTCCCCAGCACCGTCAATCTGCGCAGCCTCAGCAATTTCGCTTGGCAAAGCTTTGAAGAAGGAGAACAGGAAGAACACGGTGAACGGGAGCGCGAACGCTACGTACACAATGATCAAACCTGGAAGAGTGTTCAGCAATCCGATGTTCTTCAAGATAAAGAACAGGGGAACAATGGCTAGGAAGACGGGGAATGTCAGACCGGCGAGCATCAGAATGTAGATGGCACGCGAGCCGGGGAACACGTAACGGGCCAAAACATAGGCGCACATGGCCCCGAGGACCATCACGATGACCAGCGCGAAGCCCACCACAATGACGGTGTTGAAGAAGTACTTGCCAATTCCGGCAGTTTGCCACGCCTCTACGTAGTTCTGGACCTGCCATTCAGCCGGCAAGGAGAACGGCGAGGCAAAGATTTCACTGGTCTTCTTGAAGGAAGACATGAGAGTCCAGGCAAGGGGAATCAGGACCAAGAGGGCCCAGAGGGAGAGCATGACGTGTGAGACGCCAGCTACAGTCTTGTCACCCTTGCTGTCTAATGCCTTGCGCTCCACATGGTCGTGCGGGGCTGTTTTAGTAAGTTTGAGGGACATTATTCAGACACATCCTTGCTGCCGCCAGTCAAACGGTTCACCAGGAATACCAGTGCCGAGAAAATCAAAGTAATAGCTGCCAGCACAACACCCATGGCGCATGCCAATCCGAACTGGTTCTTAGTAAACGCTGTGCTGAACAGCTTCTGGGACATCACCAGAGTGGAGTTTTCGGGCCCACCCGTGGAGTTCAAGACTGACATGTAGACAAACGCGTCAAGAGCCAAGATGCCCATGTAAACGTAGGCGGTCTGGATGTTGTCGCGAATGAGCGGGATCGTAATACTAATGGCGGTGCGAAAACGCCCAGCACCATCAATGCGGGCCGCTTCAAACGTTTCGGCCGGGATGCCCTTGATGGCGGCAATGAACAAGATCATGTAGAAGCCCACAAAGCCCCACACAATGACGAACATGGATGCAACCATGGCTGTGCGAGCATCGCCAAGCCACGGGTAATTTTCAAATCCGTTCAGCCCGATGCCTGTCAGAATGCCGTTGAGCAGGCCGTTGTCCGGGTTGAAAATCTGCTGCCAGATAATACCAATGACAACTGCAGGAATAACGTAAGGGAAGAAGGAGATGACGCGGTAGAAACCGGCACCCTTCATACCCTTAATCTGACCTCGACTACTGCCACCAATGGTGACAAGTGTGGCCAAAATCAAAGACAGAATGACAGTGATAACCGGAAGGAACACCGCCAGGACCACGCTATTGCGAACAGAGATCATAAAGATGTCGTCTTGAAATAGCTTGACGTAGTTAGCGAGCCCCACGAACGGCATATTGTTGTCGAAGCCGCCCCAGCTGGTCATGGAGTAGTACACCGCCTGCACGAAGGGCGAGATTACAAAGACCAGATAGATCGCCAAAGGCAGCCCCAGAAAGACTGCCATGAAGCTGATCTTGTCGAATGTCAGTTTTTTCCGGCGCCGCCGGGCGGTGGCGACAACGCCACCGCCCGATTGCACTTCATTTGTTACTTGAGTCACTTCACTTCAATCTTCTTGACAGAGTCGTCTTTTGCAACCTTGTCGGTGATTTCCTGCAGGGCCTTGGTGAGGCCTGCAGTATCCAACTTGCCATCCAGGAATGAGTTCCACGGAACCAGCTGGTCGGGGTTCATGCCGTAGGTGTCAACAAAGTTCCAGGTGAAAATGTCCTTGCCAGCCTTCTCCAGCATGGAGGTCTGGGACACCAACGCGGTGGATCCGAAGCCGTCAGCCGGGACGGTGCCCTTGACAACAGTGGGGGCCAACTTTGTCTTGGCGAAGTTGGTTGCTGCTTCCTTGGAAAGCATGGTGCGCAGCAGTTCCTTGCCGGCAGCAGCGTTTGCACCCTTGGTGGGGACAATGAAGGGCTCGCCACCTGCGGAGCGCACGCCCGTCTGGGCGATCTTCGGGCTTGCTGAAACAACGGGAACCGGAGCACCCGTCATCTCGAAGCCAGCCTTGGTCT
The Arthrobacter alpinus genome window above contains:
- a CDS encoding carbohydrate ABC transporter permease, whose product is MLSLWALLVLIPLAWTLMSSFKKTSEIFASPFSLPAEWQVQNYVEAWQTAGIGKYFFNTVIVVGFALVIVMVLGAMCAYVLARYVFPGSRAIYILMLAGLTFPVFLAIVPLFFILKNIGLLNTLPGLIIVYVAFALPFTVFFLFSFFKALPSEIAEAAQIDGAGEWRTFFQVMLPMAKPGLASVAIFNFLGLWNQYLIPVAINTNRNNYVLSQGIAAYAGQMGYAVNFGALFAAAIIVVVPVLIMYILFQRQLQGSVSAGTMK
- a CDS encoding EamA family transporter codes for the protein MTTSPATFPAPATGSRTVLASPALMLALVSAAAFALSGPFAKSLFDVGWSPGAAVAVRIGGAAAVLLIPVIITLVRCWPKVKGSLGRIAIYGVVPIALCQLFYFNAVQHLSVGVALLLEYLSPVLLVGWAWIITRNRPRVLTIIGAACAMTGLVLVLDLAGSQKVSVEGVLWGLAAAVCSAVYFVMSARADDNVPPVLMAGGGMAVGAALIVGLGAVGILPMAFTFNNPVFAGSQVHWLVPVLGLVLVTTVFAYLMGIVATRGLGSKVASFVALFEVLFAVIWAWLLLGEMPRIIQLLGGLAIMGGVVLVRLDELRGSPRRGQSYVVDLGADADAGSDPDGLPADLPAKAAQS
- a CDS encoding carbohydrate ABC transporter permease; the protein is MAVFLGLPLAIYLVFVISPFVQAVYYSMTSWGGFDNNMPFVGLANYVKLFQDDIFMISVRNSVVLAVFLPVITVILSLILATLVTIGGSSRGQIKGMKGAGFYRVISFFPYVIPAVVIGIIWQQIFNPDNGLLNGILTGIGLNGFENYPWLGDARTAMVASMFVIVWGFVGFYMILFIAAIKGIPAETFEAARIDGAGRFRTAISITIPLIRDNIQTAYVYMGILALDAFVYMSVLNSTGGPENSTLVMSQKLFSTAFTKNQFGLACAMGVVLAAITLIFSALVFLVNRLTGGSKDVSE
- a CDS encoding CGNR zinc finger domain-containing protein; the encoded protein is MVFSHDTEMALLSAVNLINTGPISAAEDGSAAGPDGLETVAELDAFVVREQYSGSRTHTDAEVAAVRGIRQELRTIFTSDEATAVDLVNRLLARAQALPQLVKHDQWDWHLHATAPAAPLAERMGVEAAMALVDVIRSKELARLKVCAAPDCCAVVIDLSKNRSRRYCDTGNCGNRAHVAAYRRRQSTLK